In a single window of the Biomphalaria glabrata chromosome 5, xgBioGlab47.1, whole genome shotgun sequence genome:
- the LOC106072290 gene encoding uncharacterized protein LOC106072290 isoform X3, giving the protein MSDTITQLKLTGPALKFLCSLYISGGRNVALRQSAEQTSLHFEGNLSCNASLAVDGGIQCLLLDGSTSHTFDTDSNPSWSLTLDTPKVINRFVIYNRADCCRYRLKHFELTTFDTNNNMLWTYLDPINEDTAIYTFSRIQNNAVSKIRITPTNREAYDIRIIISLCEVFIYGECAKGFWGLDCTQKCPEECLYSCQQDTGKCLSLLSQSDTPQCGSGLGLTPH; this is encoded by the exons ATGAGTGATACGATCACGCAACTAAAGCTGACAGGGCCTGCACTCAAGTTTCTGTGTTCTCTCTATATCAGTGGAG GACGTAATGTCGCCTTGCGTCAATCAGCTGAACAAACTAGTTTGCATTTTGAAGGAAACTTAAGCTGTAACGCCTCACTAGCGGTGGATGGAGGTATTCAATGTTTATTACTAGACGGTAGCACATCACACACTTTTGATACTGACTCAAACCCAAGCTGGAGTCTCACACTAGACACACCCAAAGTTATCAACAGATTTGTCATTTACAACAGAG ctGACTGTTGCAGGTATCGTTTAAAACACTTTGAGCTCACGACATTCGATACCAACAACAACATGTTATGGACGTATCTAGATCCGATTAATGAAGACACTGCAATCTACACATTTTCAAGAATACAAAATAATGCAGTCTCTAAGATAAGAATAACACCTACAAACAGAGAAGCATATGATATTCGAATAATCATTTCGTTATGTGAGGTTTTCATTTACGGAG AATGTGCGAAAGGATTCTGGGGTCTTGATTGTACACAAAAATGTCCTGAAGAATGTCTTTATAGCTGCCAACAAGATACTGGGAAATGTCTCTCACTCCTGAGTCAAAGTGACACACCCCAGTGTGGTTCAG GTTTGggactcactccccattga